A DNA window from Campylobacter anatolicus contains the following coding sequences:
- a CDS encoding HP0268 family nuclease, which translates to MDLKLARTEIDAKAKAISLDKIEAAVSKEGQKIFYFDKENSHKQLIALVEYFEEKGLSVYHRSVKYGLDENDYMYEVHIL; encoded by the coding sequence ATGGACTTAAAACTAGCCAGAACAGAGATAGATGCAAAGGCAAAAGCGATCTCTCTTGATAAAATAGAAGCAGCGGTCAGCAAAGAGGGTCAAAAAATTTTCTATTTTGATAAAGAAAATAGCCATAAACAACTCATCGCTCTTGTTGAGTATTTTGAAGAAAAAGGGCTAAGTGTATATCACAGAAGTGTTAAATACGGACTTGATGAGAATGACTATATGTATGAGGTGCACATTCTTTGA
- a CDS encoding lysophospholipid acyltransferase family protein: protein MVNLRDTIKKIYLNVVVFGLYLLIWLIFLTCKKSYTNTNLNNKSCIVLFWHGRLAMMSFAYRHWWSKKSGGKRQGKVIISDHNDGEIITRVINFFSIGTIRGSSSKGGAKALIEALREIKNSIDIIITPDGPRGPRHSVADGAIIIAQRQNASVQILNYEADSFWQLKSWDQMIVPKPFSTINFSLSEPFSLSNLDKESAKELIQSKLWQASQTDGGKSVEQNKQDFIINLKAWWAKQEIKYGKSESYIKNQKSQSQNKNSTQSQESGVKQSNDTTKELG from the coding sequence ATGGTGAACTTGCGTGATACGATTAAAAAAATATATCTAAATGTAGTAGTATTTGGGCTATATCTGCTAATTTGGCTCATTTTTTTAACCTGCAAAAAGAGTTACACAAATACAAATTTAAACAATAAATCCTGCATTGTGCTATTTTGGCATGGCAGACTTGCGATGATGAGCTTTGCATATCGACACTGGTGGAGCAAGAAAAGCGGTGGCAAACGTCAAGGCAAAGTCATCATAAGCGACCATAATGATGGCGAAATCATCACTAGAGTAATAAATTTTTTCTCCATCGGCACAATAAGAGGCAGTAGCTCAAAGGGCGGTGCAAAGGCACTTATAGAGGCTTTGCGTGAGATAAAAAACAGCATTGATATCATCATCACACCAGATGGTCCACGTGGTCCAAGACATAGCGTAGCAGATGGAGCGATCATAATCGCACAAAGACAAAATGCCTCAGTTCAAATTTTAAACTACGAAGCAGATAGTTTTTGGCAGCTTAAAAGCTGGGATCAAATGATCGTGCCAAAGCCATTTTCAACTATAAATTTTAGTCTTTCAGAGCCTTTTAGCCTATCAAATTTAGACAAAGAGAGTGCAAAAGAGCTGATACAAAGCAAACTTTGGCAAGCTAGCCAGACAGATGGTGGTAAAAGTGTAGAACAAAATAAACAAGACTTTATTATAAATTTAAAAGCGTGGTGGGCAAAACAGGAGATAAAATACGGCAAGAGCGAGAGTTATATAAAAAATCAAAAAAGCCAATCACAAAATAAAAACTCAACACAAAGCCAAGAAAGTGGGGTAAAACAGAGCAACGACACCACGAAAGAGCTAGGATGA
- the nusA gene encoding transcription termination factor NusA, with translation MERISDIIESIANEKGLEIDDVKERIIRALINTAKHVYGENYEYDVSLDANKNLKLYQKIAIVANNDERLGEDNEHFISLKDAKKIDSSVEVGDELTYELSLDNLGRTAAQTLHKELEYHIQRLLEEKIFQKYNDMVGHMVFGSVVRVDNDENTYIEIDELRAILPRKNRIKGEKFKVGNVVKAVIRKVFVDKTQGIRVELSRTSPKFLEALLAAEVPEIKDGGIIIQGSARIPGERAKVALISITPNIDPVGAAVGTKGVRINAVSKELHNENIDAIEYASEPAIFVARAMSPAIISSVVIDGKRAVVSLVSEQKSKAIGKNGINIRLASMLTGYEIELNELGARDTNVNDSVNGDSKNDFAKDLKALFGDD, from the coding sequence ATGGAGAGAATTTCTGATATTATAGAGTCAATTGCCAATGAAAAAGGACTTGAGATAGATGACGTAAAAGAGCGTATTATACGTGCTTTGATAAATACTGCAAAGCATGTATATGGCGAAAACTATGAGTATGACGTTAGTCTTGATGCAAATAAAAATTTAAAGCTTTATCAAAAAATAGCCATTGTCGCAAATAATGATGAACGTTTGGGCGAAGACAATGAACATTTTATAAGCTTAAAAGATGCAAAAAAGATCGATAGTAGCGTGGAGGTAGGTGATGAGCTGACATACGAGCTAAGTCTTGATAATCTTGGTAGAACTGCCGCACAAACTCTTCACAAAGAGCTTGAATATCACATACAACGTCTGCTTGAAGAGAAAATTTTTCAAAAATATAATGATATGGTTGGACATATGGTTTTTGGCTCGGTTGTGCGTGTAGATAATGATGAGAATACATATATTGAGATAGATGAGTTGCGTGCTATTTTGCCACGTAAAAATCGCATAAAGGGTGAGAAATTTAAAGTAGGCAATGTCGTAAAAGCTGTTATTCGCAAAGTTTTTGTAGATAAAACGCAGGGCATTAGAGTTGAGCTAAGTAGGACTTCACCAAAATTCCTTGAAGCACTTTTAGCTGCCGAGGTGCCTGAGATAAAAGATGGCGGTATAATAATACAAGGTAGTGCGAGGATTCCTGGTGAAAGGGCGAAAGTCGCACTCATCTCAATCACACCAAACATTGACCCAGTAGGTGCGGCGGTCGGCACAAAAGGCGTGAGAATAAACGCTGTTAGCAAAGAGCTACATAACGAAAATATAGACGCCATTGAGTATGCGAGTGAGCCAGCCATCTTTGTCGCACGTGCTATGAGTCCAGCCATAATCAGCTCTGTAGTAATAGACGGCAAAAGGGCTGTTGTGAGCCTAGTGAGTGAACAAAAGAGCAAAGCTATAGGTAAAAATGGTATAAATATCCGTCTTGCAAGTATGCTAACAGGCTATGAAATAGAGCTTAATGAGCTTGGTGCTAGAGATACGAATGTTAATGATAGTGTAAATGGCGATAGCAAAAATGACTTTGCTAAGGATCTAAAAGCACTTTTTGGCGATGATTAA
- the miaB gene encoding tRNA (N6-isopentenyl adenosine(37)-C2)-methylthiotransferase MiaB, producing MSSVESKKLFIQTLGCAMNVRDSEHIIAELNQKENYTLTNNIEDADLILINTCSVREKPVHKLFSEVGAFEKVKKNGAKIGVCGCTASHLGSEIFKRAPYVDFVLGARNVSKISTAIKTPKFISTDINHDESEYAFGEFRSSPYKSYINISIGCDKKCTYCIVPHTRGDEISIPLNLILNEVQKAADNGAKEIFLLGQNVNNYGKRFSAAHQKIDFSDLLVKISEISGIERIRFTSPHPLHMDDKFLEVFSTNDKICKSMHMPLQSGSTKVLREMRRGYTKEWFLDRALKLREMCPDVSISTDIIVAFPGESDEEFADTMDVIERVRFEQIFSFKYSPRPLTKAAEFSNQIPENIASTRLSHLQNRHAQILDEITAMQNDKIMDVYFEELRPNGGVAGRSFNNFLVQINGSEELLGKILKVCIKNPKRMVLYGELA from the coding sequence TTGAGTAGCGTAGAGAGTAAAAAACTATTTATCCAAACGCTTGGTTGTGCGATGAATGTTCGTGATAGCGAACACATCATCGCTGAGCTAAATCAAAAAGAAAATTACACTCTTACGAACAATATAGAAGACGCCGATCTCATACTCATAAATACCTGCTCAGTGCGTGAAAAGCCCGTGCATAAGCTATTTAGCGAAGTTGGTGCCTTTGAAAAAGTCAAGAAAAATGGTGCGAAAATAGGAGTTTGTGGTTGCACGGCAAGTCACTTAGGAAGTGAAATTTTCAAACGTGCTCCTTATGTGGATTTTGTTCTTGGGGCCAGAAATGTCAGTAAAATTTCAACCGCCATTAAGACGCCAAAATTTATAAGCACAGATATAAATCATGATGAGAGCGAGTACGCTTTTGGTGAATTTCGTAGCTCACCTTATAAAAGCTATATTAATATCTCAATCGGTTGCGATAAAAAGTGCACCTACTGCATTGTGCCACACACTCGTGGAGACGAGATCTCAATACCATTAAATTTAATCCTCAATGAGGTACAAAAAGCAGCGGATAATGGTGCAAAAGAGATATTTTTACTCGGTCAAAATGTCAACAACTATGGCAAACGTTTCTCTGCGGCTCATCAAAAGATTGATTTTAGTGACCTGCTTGTGAAAATCAGTGAGATAAGTGGCATTGAACGAATACGTTTTACTAGTCCTCATCCACTTCATATGGATGATAAATTTTTAGAGGTTTTTAGTACAAATGATAAAATTTGCAAGTCTATGCATATGCCACTGCAAAGCGGAAGCACTAAAGTTTTGCGTGAGATGAGACGTGGATACACAAAAGAGTGGTTTTTAGATAGGGCTTTAAAACTTCGTGAGATGTGTCCTGATGTGAGTATTTCAACTGACATTATAGTTGCATTTCCGGGCGAAAGCGACGAAGAATTTGCAGATACGATGGATGTGATAGAGCGTGTACGATTTGAGCAAATTTTTAGCTTTAAATATTCGCCTCGCCCACTTACAAAAGCGGCTGAGTTTAGCAACCAAATCCCTGAAAATATCGCATCAACAAGGCTTAGTCATCTACAAAATCGCCACGCACAAATTTTAGATGAGATAACTGCAATGCAAAATGACAAAATAATGGATGTTTATTTTGAAGAGCTACGCCCAAATGGTGGCGTTGCTGGGCGGAGCTTTAACAACTTTTTAGTTCAAATAAATGGCAGCGAAGAGCTGCTTGGCAAAATTTTAAAAGTGTGTATAAAAAATCCAAAGCGAATGGTGCTTTATGGTGAACTTGCGTGA